Proteins encoded by one window of Streptococcus sanguinis:
- the rplV gene encoding 50S ribosomal protein L22, translating to MAEITSAKAMARTVRVSPRKSRLVLDNIRGKNVADAIAILKFTPNKAAGIIEKVLNSAIANAENNFGLEKANLVVSEAFANEGPTMKRFRPRAKGSASPINKRTSHITVVVAEK from the coding sequence ATGGCAGAAATTACTTCAGCTAAAGCAATGGCTCGTACAGTGCGTGTTTCACCTCGTAAATCTCGTCTGGTTCTTGACAATATTCGTGGTAAAAACGTCGCTGACGCAATCGCAATCTTGAAATTCACTCCAAACAAAGCTGCTGGCATTATCGAAAAAGTTTTGAACTCTGCAATCGCTAATGCTGAAAACAACTTTGGTTTGGAAAAAGCAAACTTGGTAGTATCTGAAGCTTTCGCAAACGAAGGACCAACTATGAAACGTTTCCGTCCGCGCGCTAAAGGTTCAGCTTCACCAATCAACAAACGCACAAGCCACATTACTGTGGTTGTTGCAGAAAAATAA
- the rpsC gene encoding 30S ribosomal protein S3, whose protein sequence is MGQKVHPIGMRVGIIRDWDAKWYAEKEYADYLHEDLAIRKFVQKELADAAISTIEIERAVNKVNVSLHTAKPGMVIGKGGANVDALRAKLNKLTGKQVHINIIEIKRPDLDAHLVGEGIARQLEQRVAFRRAQKQAIQRTMRAGAKGIKTQVSGRLNGADIARSEGYSEGTVPLHTLRADIDYAWEEADTTYGKLGVKVWIYRGEVLPARKNTKGGK, encoded by the coding sequence GTGGGTCAAAAAGTACATCCAATTGGTATGCGTGTCGGCATCATCCGTGATTGGGATGCCAAATGGTATGCTGAAAAAGAATACGCGGATTACCTTCATGAAGATCTTGCAATCCGTAAATTCGTTCAAAAAGAATTGGCTGACGCAGCGATTTCAACTATTGAAATTGAACGCGCAGTAAACAAAGTAAACGTTTCTCTTCACACTGCTAAGCCAGGCATGGTTATCGGTAAAGGTGGAGCAAACGTTGATGCACTCCGTGCAAAACTCAACAAATTGACTGGAAAACAAGTCCACATCAACATCATCGAAATCAAGCGTCCTGACTTGGATGCGCATCTGGTTGGTGAAGGAATTGCTCGCCAGCTTGAGCAGCGTGTTGCTTTCCGTCGTGCTCAAAAACAAGCTATCCAACGTACAATGCGTGCAGGAGCTAAAGGAATCAAAACTCAAGTATCAGGTCGTTTGAACGGTGCAGATATTGCCCGCAGCGAAGGTTACTCTGAGGGAACTGTTCCGCTTCACACTCTTCGTGCGGATATCGATTACGCTTGGGAAGAAGCTGATACTACTTACGGTAAACTGGGTGTTAAAGTCTGGATCTACCGTGGAGAAGTCCTTCCAGCTCGTAAAAACACTAAAGGAGGTAAATAA
- the rpsQ gene encoding 30S ribosomal protein S17, which translates to MERNNRKVLVGRVVSDKMDKTITVVVETKRNHPVYGKRINYSKKYKAHDENNVAKEGDIVRIMETRPLSATKRFRLVEVVEEAVII; encoded by the coding sequence ATGGAACGCAATAATCGTAAAGTTCTTGTCGGACGCGTTGTTTCTGACAAAATGGACAAAACAATCACAGTTGTAGTTGAAACTAAACGTAACCACCCAGTCTATGGTAAACGTATTAACTACTCTAAGAAGTACAAAGCACATGACGAAAACAATGTTGCCAAAGAAGGCGATATCGTTCGTATCATGGAAACTCGTCCGCTTTCAGCTACAAAACGCTTCCGTCTTGTAGAAGTCGTTGAAGAAGCGGTTATCATCTAA
- the rplB gene encoding 50S ribosomal protein L2 gives MGIRVYKPTTNGRRNMTSLDFAEITTSTPEKSLLVSLKSKAGRNNNGRITVRHQGGGHKRHYRLIDFKRNKDAVEAVVKTIEYDPNRSANIALVHYTDGVKAYIIAPKGLEVGQRIVSGPEADIKVGNALPLANIPVGTLVHNIELKPGRGGELVRAAGASAQVLGQEGKYTLVRLQSGEVRMILGTCRATVGVVGNEQHGLVNLGKAGRSRWKGIRPTVRGSVMNPNDHPHGGGEGKAPVGRKAPSTPWGKPALGLKTRNKKAKSDKLIVRRRNEK, from the coding sequence GTGGGAATTCGTGTTTATAAACCAACAACAAACGGTCGCCGTAATATGACTTCTTTGGATTTCGCTGAGATCACTACCAGCACTCCAGAAAAATCTTTGCTTGTTTCTTTGAAGAGCAAGGCTGGTCGTAATAACAACGGTCGCATCACTGTTCGTCACCAAGGTGGCGGCCACAAACGTCACTACCGTTTGATTGACTTCAAGCGTAACAAAGACGCTGTTGAAGCAGTTGTAAAAACAATCGAGTATGATCCAAATCGTTCAGCAAACATCGCTTTGGTTCACTACACTGACGGTGTGAAGGCTTATATCATCGCTCCTAAAGGTCTTGAAGTTGGTCAACGTATCGTTTCAGGTCCTGAAGCAGATATCAAAGTCGGAAACGCTCTTCCGCTTGCTAACATCCCAGTTGGTACTTTGGTTCACAACATTGAGTTGAAACCAGGCCGTGGTGGAGAATTGGTTCGTGCTGCTGGAGCTTCTGCTCAAGTATTGGGTCAAGAAGGTAAGTACACTCTTGTTCGTCTTCAATCAGGCGAAGTTCGTATGATTCTTGGTACTTGCCGCGCTACAGTTGGTGTTGTCGGAAACGAACAACATGGACTTGTAAATCTTGGTAAAGCAGGACGTAGCCGTTGGAAAGGTATCCGCCCAACAGTTCGCGGTTCTGTAATGAACCCTAACGATCACCCACACGGTGGTGGTGAAGGTAAAGCACCAGTTGGTCGTAAAGCGCCATCTACTCCATGGGGCAAACCTGCTCTTGGACTTAAAACTCGTAACAAAAAAGCGAAATCTGACAAACTTATCGTTCGTCGTCGCAACGAGAAATAA
- the rplN gene encoding 50S ribosomal protein L14 — protein sequence MIQTETRLKVADNSGAREILTIKVLGGSGRKFANIGDVIVASVKQATPGGAVKKGDVVKAVIVRTKSGARRKDGSYIKFDENAAVIIREDKTPRGTRIFGPVARELRDGGFMKIVSLAPEVL from the coding sequence ATGATTCAAACAGAAACTCGTTTGAAAGTTGCCGACAACAGCGGCGCTCGCGAAATCTTGACAATCAAAGTTCTTGGTGGCTCAGGACGTAAGTTCGCTAACATCGGTGATGTAATCGTTGCGTCTGTAAAACAAGCTACTCCTGGTGGTGCGGTTAAGAAAGGTGACGTTGTAAAAGCTGTTATCGTTCGTACTAAATCAGGTGCTCGTCGTAAAGATGGTTCATACATCAAATTTGACGAAAACGCTGCAGTCATCATCCGTGAAGACAAAACTCCTCGCGGAACTCGTATCTTCGGCCCAGTTGCTCGTGAATTGCGTGACGGCGGCTTCATGAAGATCGTATCATTGGCTCCAGAAGTACTTTAA
- the rplE gene encoding 50S ribosomal protein L5, with protein sequence MANRLKEKYLKEVVPALTEKFNYSSVMAVPKVDKIVLNMGVGDAVSNAKNLEKAAEELALISGQKPLITKAKKSIAGFRLREGVAIGAKVTLRGERMYEFLDKLVSVSLPRVRDFHGVPTKSFDGRGNYTLGVKEQLIFPEINFDDVDKTRGLDIVIVTTANTDEESRELLTGLGMPFAK encoded by the coding sequence ATGGCAAATCGTTTAAAAGAAAAATATCTTAAAGAAGTAGTTCCAGCTTTGACTGAAAAGTTCAACTACTCATCTGTTATGGCTGTGCCAAAAGTGGATAAAATCGTTTTGAACATGGGTGTCGGTGACGCTGTATCAAACGCTAAAAACCTTGAAAAAGCTGCTGAAGAATTGGCTCTTATCTCAGGTCAAAAACCACTTATCACTAAAGCTAAAAAATCAATCGCCGGCTTCCGTCTTCGTGAAGGTGTAGCGATCGGTGCTAAAGTAACCCTTCGTGGCGAACGTATGTATGAATTCTTGGATAAATTGGTTTCAGTTTCTCTTCCACGTGTTCGTGACTTCCACGGTGTTCCAACAAAATCTTTTGATGGACGCGGAAACTACACACTTGGTGTGAAAGAACAATTGATCTTCCCAGAAATCAACTTTGATGACGTTGATAAGACTCGCGGTCTTGACATCGTTATCGTAACAACTGCTAACACTGACGAAGAGTCACGCGAATTGCTTACAGGCCTTGGAATGCCTTTTGCAAAATAA
- the rpmC gene encoding 50S ribosomal protein L29 — MKLNEVKEFVKELRGLSQEELAKRENELKKELFDLRFQAAAGQLEQTARLKEVKKQIARIKTVQSEVK; from the coding sequence ATGAAACTTAATGAAGTAAAAGAATTTGTTAAAGAACTTCGTGGTCTTTCTCAAGAAGAACTCGCGAAGCGTGAAAATGAATTGAAGAAAGAATTGTTTGATCTTCGTTTCCAAGCAGCTGCTGGCCAATTGGAGCAGACAGCTCGCCTGAAAGAAGTGAAAAAACAAATCGCTCGTATCAAAACTGTTCAATCAGAAGTTAAATAA
- the rplF gene encoding 50S ribosomal protein L6: MSRIGNKVIVLPAGVEISNKDNVVTVKGPKGELTREFSKDIEIRVEGTEVTLHRPNDSKEMKTIHGTTRALLNNMVVGVSEGFKKELEMRGVGYRAQLQGKKLVLSVGKSHPDEVEAPEGITFELPNPTTIVVSGISKEVVGQTAAYVRSLRAPEPYKGKGIRYVGEFVRRKEGKTGK; encoded by the coding sequence ATGTCACGTATTGGTAATAAAGTTATCGTGTTGCCTGCTGGTGTTGAGATCAGCAACAAAGACAACGTTGTAACTGTAAAAGGACCTAAAGGAGAACTGACTCGTGAGTTCTCAAAAGATATTGAAATCCGTGTGGAAGGAACTGAAGTAACTCTTCACCGTCCAAACGATTCAAAAGAAATGAAAACAATCCACGGAACAACTCGTGCCCTTTTGAACAACATGGTTGTTGGTGTATCAGAAGGATTCAAGAAAGAACTTGAAATGCGCGGGGTTGGTTACCGTGCACAACTTCAAGGCAAAAAGCTTGTACTTTCAGTTGGTAAATCTCATCCAGACGAAGTAGAAGCACCAGAAGGCATCACTTTTGAACTTCCAAACCCAACAACTATCGTTGTCAGCGGAATTTCAAAAGAAGTAGTCGGACAAACTGCAGCTTACGTACGTAGTCTGCGTGCTCCAGAGCCATACAAAGGTAAAGGTATCCGCTACGTTGGTGAATTCGTTCGCCGCAAAGAAGGTAAAACTGGTAAATAA
- a CDS encoding type Z 30S ribosomal protein S14, whose product MAKKSMIAKNKRPAKFSTQAYTRCEKCGRPHSVYRKFKLCRVCFRELAYKGQIPGVTKASW is encoded by the coding sequence ATGGCTAAAAAATCAATGATTGCTAAGAACAAACGCCCAGCTAAGTTCTCTACGCAAGCTTATACTCGTTGTGAAAAATGTGGCCGTCCACATTCCGTTTACCGCAAGTTTAAACTTTGCCGTGTTTGCTTCCGTGAATTAGCATACAAAGGACAAATCCCAGGCGTTACCAAAGCATCTTGGTAA
- the rpsH gene encoding 30S ribosomal protein S8, with product MVMTDPIADFLTRIRNANQANHEVLEVPASNIKKGIAEILKREGFVKNVEIIEDDKQGIIRVFLKYGQNGEKVITGLKRISKPGLRVYKKREDLPKVLNGLGIAILSTSEGLLTDKEARQKNVGGEVIAYVW from the coding sequence ATGGTTATGACTGACCCAATTGCAGACTTCCTGACACGTATCCGTAATGCTAACCAAGCAAACCACGAAGTGCTTGAAGTGCCTGCATCAAACATCAAAAAAGGGATTGCTGAAATCCTGAAGCGTGAAGGTTTTGTAAAAAACGTTGAAATCATCGAAGATGACAAACAAGGCATCATCCGTGTATTCCTTAAATACGGACAAAATGGTGAAAAAGTTATCACTGGTTTGAAACGTATTTCAAAACCAGGTCTGCGTGTTTACAAGAAACGCGAAGATCTTCCAAAAGTTCTGAATGGACTTGGAATTGCTATCCTTTCAACATCTGAAGGTTTGCTGACTGATAAAGAAGCACGCCAAAAGAATGTTGGTGGAGAAGTTATCGCTTACGTTTGGTAA
- the rplD gene encoding 50S ribosomal protein L4 — protein sequence MANVKLFDQTGKEAGEVVLNDAVFGIEPNESVVFDVIISQRASLRQGTHAVKNRSAVSGGGRKPWRQKGTGRARQGSIRSPQWRGGGIVFGPTPRSYAYKLPRKVRRLALKSVYSEKVAENKFVAVDSLSFTAPKTAEFAKVLAALSIDTKVLVILEEGNEFAALSARNLPNVKVATATTASVLDIVNSDKLLVTQAAISKIEEVLA from the coding sequence ATGGCAAACGTAAAATTATTTGACCAAACTGGTAAAGAAGCTGGTGAAGTAGTTCTGAACGATGCGGTCTTTGGTATTGAGCCAAATGAATCAGTTGTCTTTGATGTTATCATCAGCCAACGCGCTAGCCTTCGTCAAGGAACTCACGCTGTTAAAAACCGTTCTGCAGTATCAGGCGGCGGACGCAAACCATGGCGTCAAAAAGGAACTGGACGTGCTCGTCAAGGTTCTATCCGCTCTCCACAATGGCGTGGTGGTGGTATCGTATTCGGTCCAACTCCTCGTTCATATGCTTACAAACTTCCACGTAAAGTTCGTAGATTGGCATTGAAATCAGTTTACTCTGAAAAAGTTGCTGAAAACAAATTCGTAGCTGTAGACAGCCTTTCATTTACAGCTCCAAAAACTGCTGAGTTTGCAAAAGTGCTTGCTGCACTGAGCATCGATACTAAAGTTCTTGTTATCCTTGAAGAAGGAAATGAATTCGCTGCACTTTCAGCTCGCAACCTTCCAAACGTGAAAGTTGCAACTGCAACAACTGCAAGCGTTCTGGACATCGTAAACAGCGATAAACTTCTGGTTACTCAGGCAGCTATCTCTAAAATTGAGGAGGTTCTTGCATAA
- the rpsS gene encoding 30S ribosomal protein S19, whose amino-acid sequence MGRSLKKGPFVDEHLMKKVEAQANDEKKKVIKTWSRRSTIFPSFIGYTIAVYDGRKHVPVYIQEDMVGHKLGEFAPTRTYKGHAADDKKTRRK is encoded by the coding sequence ATGGGACGCAGTCTTAAAAAAGGACCTTTCGTCGATGAGCATCTGATGAAGAAAGTTGAAGCTCAAGCTAACGACGAAAAGAAAAAAGTCATCAAAACTTGGTCACGTCGTTCAACGATCTTCCCAAGTTTCATTGGTTACACAATCGCAGTTTATGACGGACGTAAACACGTGCCTGTTTACATCCAGGAAGACATGGTAGGTCACAAGCTTGGTGAATTTGCGCCAACTCGTACTTACAAGGGTCACGCTGCAGACGACAAGAAAACACGTAGAAAATAA
- the rplR gene encoding 50S ribosomal protein L18, translating to MITKPDKNKIRQKRHRRVRGKLSGTADRPRLNVFRSNTGIYAQVIDDVAGVTLASASTLDKEVSKGTKTEQAVVVGKLVAERAVAKGISEVVFDRGGYLYHGRVKALADAARENGLKF from the coding sequence GTGATTACGAAACCAGATAAAAATAAAATCCGCCAAAAACGCCACCGTCGCGTTCGCGGAAAACTCTCTGGAACTGCTGATCGCCCACGTTTGAACGTATTCCGTTCTAATACAGGCATCTACGCTCAAGTGATTGATGACGTAGCGGGTGTAACGCTCGCAAGCGCTTCAACTCTTGACAAAGAAGTTTCAAAAGGAACTAAAACAGAACAAGCCGTTGTTGTTGGTAAGCTCGTTGCTGAACGTGCAGTTGCTAAAGGTATTTCTGAAGTCGTCTTCGACCGCGGTGGATATCTCTATCACGGACGTGTAAAAGCTTTGGCTGATGCAGCTCGTGAAAACGGATTGAAATTCTAA
- the rpsJ gene encoding 30S ribosomal protein S10 has translation MANKKIRIRLKAYEHRTLDTAAAKIVETATRTGAEVAGPIPLPTERSLYTIIRATHKYKDSREQFEMRTHKRLIDIINPTQKTVDALMKLDLPSGVNVEIKL, from the coding sequence ATGGCAAACAAAAAAATCCGCATCCGTTTGAAAGCTTACGAACATCGTACACTTGATACAGCGGCTGCAAAAATCGTAGAAACTGCTACTCGTACTGGTGCTGAAGTTGCGGGTCCAATCCCACTTCCAACTGAGCGCAGCCTCTACACAATCATTCGTGCGACTCACAAATACAAAGACTCTCGCGAACAATTTGAAATGCGTACTCACAAACGCTTGATTGATATCATCAACCCAACTCAAAAAACAGTTGACGCTTTGATGAAATTGGATCTTCCAAGTGGTGTGAACGTAGAGATTAAACTTTAA
- the rplP gene encoding 50S ribosomal protein L16: MLVPKRVKHRREFRGKMRGEAKGGKEVAFGEYGLQATTSHWITNRQIEAARIAMTRYMKRGGKVWIKIFPHKSYTAKAIGVRMGSGKGAPEGWVAPVKRGKVMFEVAGVSEEIAREALRLASHKLPVKCKFVKREAE, from the coding sequence ATGTTAGTACCTAAACGTGTTAAACACCGTCGCGAATTCCGTGGAAAAATGCGCGGTGAAGCTAAAGGCGGAAAAGAAGTAGCATTTGGAGAATACGGTCTTCAAGCAACTACTAGCCACTGGATCACTAACCGCCAAATCGAAGCTGCCCGTATCGCTATGACTCGTTACATGAAGCGTGGTGGTAAAGTTTGGATTAAAATCTTCCCACACAAATCATACACTGCAAAAGCTATCGGTGTACGGATGGGATCTGGTAAAGGTGCTCCAGAAGGTTGGGTTGCACCGGTTAAGCGTGGCAAAGTAATGTTTGAAGTTGCTGGCGTTTCAGAAGAAATCGCTCGCGAAGCGCTTCGCCTTGCAAGCCACAAACTTCCAGTTAAATGTAAATTCGTAAAACGTGAAGCAGAATAA
- the rpsE gene encoding 30S ribosomal protein S5, which yields MAFKDNAVELEERLVAINRVTKVVKGGRRLRFAALVVVGDRNGRVGFGTGKAQEVPEAIRKAVEDAKKNLIEVPMVGTTIPHEVLSEFGGAKVLLKPAVEGSGVAAGGAVRAVIELAGVADVTSKSLGSNTPINIVRATVEGLKQLKRAEEVAALRGISVSDLA from the coding sequence ATGGCATTTAAAGACAACGCAGTTGAACTTGAAGAACGTTTAGTTGCCATCAACCGTGTTACAAAAGTTGTTAAAGGTGGACGTCGTCTTCGCTTTGCAGCTCTTGTAGTTGTTGGTGATCGCAATGGTCGTGTTGGCTTCGGTACTGGTAAAGCTCAAGAAGTACCAGAAGCAATCCGCAAAGCAGTTGAAGATGCGAAGAAGAATTTGATTGAAGTACCAATGGTTGGCACAACAATTCCTCACGAAGTTCTTTCAGAATTTGGCGGAGCTAAAGTATTGCTTAAGCCAGCTGTTGAGGGTTCTGGAGTTGCTGCTGGTGGTGCGGTTCGTGCAGTCATCGAGTTGGCAGGTGTAGCAGATGTTACATCTAAATCTCTTGGCTCTAACACTCCAATCAACATCGTTCGCGCAACTGTTGAAGGTTTGAAACAATTAAAACGCGCTGAAGAAGTTGCTGCCCTTCGTGGTATTTCAGTTTCTGACTTGGCATAA
- the rplC gene encoding 50S ribosomal protein L3, producing the protein MTKGILGKKVGMTQIFTEAGELIPVTVVEAAPNVVLQVKTVETDGYNAVQVGFDDLRDVLSNKPAKGHVAKANTAPKRFIREFKNIEGLEVGAEITVDTFEAGDVVDVTGTSKGKGFQGVIKRHGQSRGPMAHGSRYHRRPGSMGPVAPNRVFKNKRLAGRMGGNRVTIQNLEIVQVVPEKNVILIKGNVPGAKKSLITIKSAVKAGK; encoded by the coding sequence ATGACAAAAGGAATCTTAGGGAAAAAAGTGGGAATGACTCAAATCTTCACTGAAGCTGGCGAATTAATCCCTGTAACTGTTGTTGAAGCAGCTCCAAACGTTGTTCTTCAAGTTAAAACAGTTGAAACAGATGGTTACAACGCAGTTCAAGTTGGTTTTGATGACCTTCGTGACGTATTGAGCAACAAACCTGCCAAAGGCCATGTAGCGAAAGCTAACACAGCTCCTAAGCGCTTCATTCGTGAATTCAAAAACATTGAAGGCTTGGAAGTAGGAGCAGAAATCACTGTCGATACATTCGAAGCTGGTGATGTTGTTGATGTAACAGGAACTTCAAAAGGTAAAGGTTTCCAAGGTGTTATCAAACGCCACGGCCAATCTCGTGGTCCAATGGCTCACGGTTCACGTTACCACCGTCGTCCTGGTTCAATGGGACCAGTTGCGCCAAACCGCGTGTTCAAAAACAAACGCTTGGCTGGACGTATGGGCGGTAACCGTGTAACGATTCAAAACCTTGAAATCGTACAGGTTGTTCCAGAGAAGAACGTTATCCTGATTAAAGGTAACGTACCAGGTGCTAAGAAATCTCTTATCACTATCAAGTCAGCAGTTAAAGCTGGTAAATAA
- the rplX gene encoding 50S ribosomal protein L24: MFVKKGDKVRVIAGKDKGVEALVVTALPKVNKVVVEGVNIVKKHQKPNNENPQGAIVEKEAPIHVSNVQVLDKNGVAGRVGYKFVDGKKVRYNKKSGEVLD; this comes from the coding sequence ATGTTTGTAAAAAAAGGCGACAAAGTTCGCGTAATTGCTGGTAAAGACAAGGGTGTTGAAGCACTTGTTGTTACAGCTCTTCCAAAAGTAAACAAAGTTGTTGTTGAAGGTGTAAACATCGTTAAGAAACACCAAAAGCCAAATAACGAAAACCCTCAAGGTGCTATCGTGGAAAAAGAAGCACCAATCCATGTGTCAAACGTTCAAGTTCTTGACAAAAATGGTGTTGCAGGACGTGTTGGCTACAAGTTTGTAGACGGCAAAAAAGTTCGTTACAATAAAAAATCAGGCGAAGTGCTTGACTAA
- a CDS encoding 50S ribosomal protein L23, protein MNLYDVIKKPVITEGSMAQYEAGKYVFEVDTRAHKLLIKQAVEAAFEGVKVANVNTINVKPKAKRVGRYTGFTNKTKKAIVTLTADSKAIELFGAEEE, encoded by the coding sequence ATGAATTTGTACGACGTAATCAAAAAACCTGTTATCACTGAAGGTTCAATGGCTCAGTACGAAGCAGGCAAATACGTATTTGAAGTGGACACTCGCGCTCACAAGCTCTTAATCAAGCAAGCTGTTGAAGCTGCTTTTGAGGGAGTTAAGGTTGCTAACGTTAACACTATCAATGTAAAACCAAAAGCAAAACGCGTTGGACGCTACACTGGTTTTACAAACAAAACTAAAAAAGCTATCGTAACACTGACAGCTGATTCTAAAGCAATCGAGTTGTTCGGTGCAGAAGAAGAATAA